A window of Tripterygium wilfordii isolate XIE 37 chromosome 7, ASM1340144v1, whole genome shotgun sequence contains these coding sequences:
- the LOC120001410 gene encoding extradiol ring-cleavage dioxygenase-like — MLAYKRKICWYFLARNKFIFLFCIAAITVFHRSIIQSTAVMDTFYISHGSPTLAIDEAAEARVFLQSWEKKGLSPRPKSILVISGHWETKVPTVNVIRGNHDTIHDFYGFPQQMYQLKYPAPGAPELAMRVKELLMASGFKKVDEDKKRGLDHGAWVPLMLMFPEADIPVCQLSLQTDKDGTYHYNIGKALAPLREEGILIMGSGSATHNLRDLRFGSKSVSSWALEFDTWLKDALLQGRFEDVNHYEEKAPHAKKAHPSPDHFYPLHVAMGAAGEKAKAKLIHHSWELGTLSYASYQFATNK; from the exons ATGCTTGCATATAAACGCAAAATCTGTTGGTATTTCCTGGCAAGAAACAAATTCATCTTCCTCTTTTGTATCGCTGCAATTACTGTGTTTCATCGATCGATCATTCAATCGACGGCAGTGATGGATACATTCTACATATCGCACGGGTCGCCGACACTCGCCATCGACGAAGCGGCGGAGGCGAGGGTTTTCTTGCAATCATGGGAAAAGAAAGGGCTCAGTCCCAGACCTAAATCGATTCTGGTAATTTCTGGTCATTGGGAGACCAAGGTCCCCACCGTCAACGTTATCAGAGGCAACCACGACACCATCCACGATTTCTATGGCTTCCCTCAACAGATGTACCAG CTGAAGTATCCAGCACCAGGGGCGCCTGAACTAGCAATGAGGGTGAAGGAACTGCTCATGGCATCTGGGTTTAAGAAGGTCGATGAAGATAAAAAGCGTGGGCTTGACCATGGTGCATGGGTACCACTGATGCTCATGTTTCCTGAGGCTGATATTCCTGTGTGCCAACTCTCTTTACAGACAGACAAGGACGGGACTTACCATTACAACATTGGGAAGGCATTGGCTCCTCTCAGAGAGGAAGGTATCCTCATCATGGGTTCTGGAAGTGCTACTCACAACTTAAGGGACCTTCGATTTGGAAGCAAGTCTGTCTCTTCTTGGGCTTTGGAGTTTGATACCTGGCTCAAAGACGCTCTCCTGCAAGGAAG GTTCGAAGATGTGAACCACTATGAAGAGAAAGCACCTCATGCGAAAAAAGCTCACCCTTCCCCTGACCACTTCTATCCCTTGCATGTAGCTATGGGTGCTGCTGGTGAAAAAGCAAAGGCAAAACTCATCCACCATAGCTGGGAACTTGGTACCCTTTCTTATGCATCTTATCAATTTGCCACAAACAAATAA